A single region of the Musa acuminata AAA Group cultivar baxijiao chromosome BXJ1-11, Cavendish_Baxijiao_AAA, whole genome shotgun sequence genome encodes:
- the LOC135597533 gene encoding pheophytinase, chloroplastic-like isoform X1: MALVLLRTPSSYSPPSATAPLLPFTTACRSPSRVPSSAGHWKRVRGLRIASGSGRGLALTHADTSGDLKEIRDCCTVWKWKDFDVNYLVKGKGPPLLLVHGFGASVGHWRRNIGVLSECYTVYALDLLGFGASDKPPGFAYTMEGWAQLILDFLDEVIKKPTVLVGNSVGSLACVIAASGFRTHLMSNGSALICKLESNGDLVRGLVLLNCAGGMNNKAVVDDWRIKLLLPLLWLFDFLLSQRVIASALFERVKQRENLKNILLSVYGNKDAVDEDLIEIIKGPADDKGALDAFVSIVTGPPGPNPVSLMPKISIPVLVLWGDRDPFTPIDGPVGKYFSSLPSNLPNIELHVLPGVGHCPHDDRPDLVHEKLLPWLSSLPSMSEISTG; this comes from the exons ATGGCTCTTGTTCTGCTTCGAACACCCTCTTCCTACTCTCCACCGTCTGCCACCGCTCCTCTCCTACCCTTCACCACCGCCTGCCGTTCTCCTTCCCGCGTTCCTTCATCCGCTGGCCACTGGAAGCGTGTCCGCGGCCTCAGGATTGCGTCAGGCAGCGGAAGAGGCCTCGCCTTGACGCACGCGGACACAAGCGGGGACCTGAAGGAGATACGCGACTGCTGCACCGTATGGAAGTGGAAGGATTTCGACGTCAATTACCTTGTCAAAGGGAAGGGTCCGCCTCTCCTTCTTGTTCATGGCTTCGGTGCCTCCGTCGGCCACTGGCGCAG GAATATTGGAGTATTATCTGAGTGCTACACAGTTTATGCTCTTGACTTGCTGGGATTTGGTGCATCAGACAAGCCGCCAGGTTTTGCTTACACAATGGAGGGCTGGGCTCAG TTGATTCTGGATTTCTTGGATGAAGTCATAAAGAAGCCTACGGTGCTTGTTGGAAACTCAGTTGGAAGCCTTGCATGTGTTATCGCTGCTTCAG GCTTTAGAACACATCTGATGTCGAATGGTAGTGCTTTAATTTGTAAACTAGAATCTAATGGAGATCTTGTCCGAGGGCTTGTGCTGCTAAACTGTGCTGGTGGCATGAACAACAAGGCGGTTGTCGATGATTGGAGGATCAAACTTCTTTTGCCCTTGCTTTGGTTGTTTGACTTTTTACTGAGCCAAAGGGTGATAGCATCAGCTCTTTTTGAGCGTGTTAAACAAAG GGAGAATCTCAAGAATATCTTACTTTCAGTTTATGGAAACAAGGATGCTGTTGATGAAGATTTAATTGAG ATTATCAAGGGACCAGCAGATGATAAAGGGGCTCTTGATGCATTTGTTTCCATTGTCACTGGCCCTCCAGGGCCAAATCCCGTGTCCTTGATGCCAAAGATTTCTATTCCTGTTTTGGTTCTATGGGGTGATCGAGATCCATTTACTCCTATTGATGGGCCTGTAGGAAAATACTTCTCTTCTTTGCCATCAAATTTGCCAAACATAGAACTGCATGTTTTACCGGGAGTTGGTCACTGTCCGCATGATGATAGACCGGATTTGGTCCATGAGAAGCTTCTTCCCTGGCTATCTAGTCTTCCATCCATGAGCGAGATATCTACTGGCTAG
- the LOC103971861 gene encoding inositol-tetrakisphosphate 1-kinase 6 isoform X3, protein MGAVRGVLLDESVLLSDDGSGNPRLKPGAEVLLRRLRYSNLRVGFCHHEDLSAVKAIFLQNTARIYSFSCISLDAPDAKYSFNQLLLDWGIAGDSCFYVTSKRHDAFTHEIRNQGWLTVCVGVDSGSVMNKEFLFINKLEELLLTVCSLSKKAMQKSVVVIGYVMKPSREEDFAKRGALPMYPTQNGLIFVPLTFDIPLLSQLQDVDAVLHKATDEIVDFNPHISTHFSHGISFSKGMQELERFIQDHPECCMIDPLNNIYPLLDRYNIQQLLLGLQELNMKDHCRLRAPHFLKALVFKFEDFKEICVPLPAILQEYVDHGSLIFKFYVLGNNVFHAVKKSMPNASFLKSSSEKAGSKPIIFDSLKSLPVATDDQFSVGRLQGDIQSLDVDLVKSAANWLKTKLDLTIFGFDVVIQEDTGDHVIVDLNYLPSFKEVPDTDAIPAFWTAIKSAYEARKTN, encoded by the exons ATGGGAGCGGTTCGAGGGGTGCTCCTGGACGAATCCGTTCTACTATCCGACGACGGTAGCGGAAACCCTCGCCTGAAACCGGGAGCGGAGGTTCTGCTTCGAAGGCTTCGCTACTCCAATCTGCGAGTG GGATTTTGTCATCACGAAGATCTCTCAGCCGTAAAG GCAATTTTTCTCCAAAACACAGCAAGAATATACTCCTTCAGTTGCATCTCACTTGATGCTCCAGATGCAAAATATTCGTTTAATCAATTGTTGCTAGACTGGGGCATTGCTGGGGATAGTTGTTTTTATGTAACATCCAAAAGGCATGATGCGTTTACCCATGAGATTCGGAATCAGGGATGGCTTACTGTTTGTGTAG GTGTTGACAGTGGTTCTGTGATGAATAAGGAATTTCTGTTTATTAACAAATTGGAAGAATTGCTCCTTACTGTTTGCAGCCTCAGTAAAAAG GCAATGCAGAAGTCTGTAGTAGTTATTGGGTATGTTATGAAACCTTCAAGGGAAGAAGATTTTGCAAAG AGGGGTGCGTTACCCATGTATCCTACTCAAAATGGACTGATCTTTGTTCCTCTCACATTCGACATTCCTTTACTATCGCAACTTCAAGATGTTGATGCAGTCCTTCACAAAGCAACTGATGAAATAGTAGACTTCAACCCTCACATTTCAACGCATTTTTCCCATGGGATTTCATTTTCCAAGGGAATGCAAGAGCTAGAAAG GTTTATCCAGGACCACCCTGAATGTTGCATGATTGATCCACTAAATAATATATACCCTTTGTTGGATCGGTACAATATCCAACAACTTCTACTTGGGCTGCAGGAACTCAACATGAAAGATCACTGTAGACTGCGGGCACCACATTTTCTAAAG GCTTTAGTATTTAAGTTTGAAGATTTCAAGGAAATTTGTGTTCCACTTCCTGCTATTCTTCAG GAATATGTGGATCATGGGTCtctgatattcaagttttatgtaTTGGGAAATAATGTTTTTCACGCTGTTAAGAAGTCAATGCCAAATGCCAGTTTTCTAAAATCTTCGTCAGAGAAAGCTGGGTCGAAACCAATCATCTTTGACAG TTTGAAGTCTCTTCCAGTTGCTACAGATGACCAATTCTCAGTAGGTAGGCTGCAAGGTGATATACAATCCCTGGACGTGGATCTAGTTAAAAGTGCTGCAAATTGGCTGAAGACAAAGCTTGATCTTACCATATTTGGATTTGATGTCGTT ATTCAAGAAGATACTGGAGACCATGTTATCGTGGACTTGAACTATCTACCCTCTTTTAAGGAAGTACCTGATACTGATGCTATACCAGCATTTTGGACTGCAATCAAGAGTGCGTATGAGGCCAGAAAAACAAACTAG
- the LOC135597533 gene encoding pheophytinase, chloroplastic-like isoform X2: MALVLLRTPSSYSPPSATAPLLPFTTACRSPSRVPSSAGHWKRVRGLRIASGSGRGLALTHADTSGDLKEIRDCCTVWKWKDFDVNYLVKGKGPPLLLVHGFGASVGHWRRNIGVLSECYTVYALDLLGFGASDKPPGFAYTMEGWAQLILDFLDEVIKKPTVLVGNSVGSLACVIAASESNGDLVRGLVLLNCAGGMNNKAVVDDWRIKLLLPLLWLFDFLLSQRVIASALFERVKQRENLKNILLSVYGNKDAVDEDLIEIIKGPADDKGALDAFVSIVTGPPGPNPVSLMPKISIPVLVLWGDRDPFTPIDGPVGKYFSSLPSNLPNIELHVLPGVGHCPHDDRPDLVHEKLLPWLSSLPSMSEISTG, translated from the exons ATGGCTCTTGTTCTGCTTCGAACACCCTCTTCCTACTCTCCACCGTCTGCCACCGCTCCTCTCCTACCCTTCACCACCGCCTGCCGTTCTCCTTCCCGCGTTCCTTCATCCGCTGGCCACTGGAAGCGTGTCCGCGGCCTCAGGATTGCGTCAGGCAGCGGAAGAGGCCTCGCCTTGACGCACGCGGACACAAGCGGGGACCTGAAGGAGATACGCGACTGCTGCACCGTATGGAAGTGGAAGGATTTCGACGTCAATTACCTTGTCAAAGGGAAGGGTCCGCCTCTCCTTCTTGTTCATGGCTTCGGTGCCTCCGTCGGCCACTGGCGCAG GAATATTGGAGTATTATCTGAGTGCTACACAGTTTATGCTCTTGACTTGCTGGGATTTGGTGCATCAGACAAGCCGCCAGGTTTTGCTTACACAATGGAGGGCTGGGCTCAG TTGATTCTGGATTTCTTGGATGAAGTCATAAAGAAGCCTACGGTGCTTGTTGGAAACTCAGTTGGAAGCCTTGCATGTGTTATCGCTGCTTCAG AATCTAATGGAGATCTTGTCCGAGGGCTTGTGCTGCTAAACTGTGCTGGTGGCATGAACAACAAGGCGGTTGTCGATGATTGGAGGATCAAACTTCTTTTGCCCTTGCTTTGGTTGTTTGACTTTTTACTGAGCCAAAGGGTGATAGCATCAGCTCTTTTTGAGCGTGTTAAACAAAG GGAGAATCTCAAGAATATCTTACTTTCAGTTTATGGAAACAAGGATGCTGTTGATGAAGATTTAATTGAG ATTATCAAGGGACCAGCAGATGATAAAGGGGCTCTTGATGCATTTGTTTCCATTGTCACTGGCCCTCCAGGGCCAAATCCCGTGTCCTTGATGCCAAAGATTTCTATTCCTGTTTTGGTTCTATGGGGTGATCGAGATCCATTTACTCCTATTGATGGGCCTGTAGGAAAATACTTCTCTTCTTTGCCATCAAATTTGCCAAACATAGAACTGCATGTTTTACCGGGAGTTGGTCACTGTCCGCATGATGATAGACCGGATTTGGTCCATGAGAAGCTTCTTCCCTGGCTATCTAGTCTTCCATCCATGAGCGAGATATCTACTGGCTAG
- the LOC103971861 gene encoding inositol-tetrakisphosphate 1-kinase 6 isoform X1 has translation MGAVRGVLLDESVLLSDDGSGNPRLKPGAEVLLRRLRYSNLRVGFCHHEDLSAVKAIFLQNTARIYSFSCISLDAPDAKYSFNQLLLDWGIAGDSCFYVTSKRHDAFTHEIRNQGWLTVCVGVDSGSVMNKEFLFINKLEELLLTVCSLSKKAMQKSVVVIGYVMKPSREEDFAKRGALPMYPTQNGLIFVPLTFDIPLLSQLQDVDAVLHKATDEIVDFNPHISTHFSHGISFSKGMQELERFIQDHPECCMIDPLNNIYPLLDRYNIQQLLLGLQELNMKDHCRLRAPHFLKIDNFHEPNLRDQLSETNLSFPIIVKPQIACGVGDAHSMALVFKFEDFKEICVPLPAILQEYVDHGSLIFKFYVLGNNVFHAVKKSMPNASFLKSSSEKAGSKPIIFDSLKSLPVATDDQFSVGRLQGDIQSLDVDLVKSAANWLKTKLDLTIFGFDVVIQEDTGDHVIVDLNYLPSFKEVPDTDAIPAFWTAIKSAYEARKTN, from the exons ATGGGAGCGGTTCGAGGGGTGCTCCTGGACGAATCCGTTCTACTATCCGACGACGGTAGCGGAAACCCTCGCCTGAAACCGGGAGCGGAGGTTCTGCTTCGAAGGCTTCGCTACTCCAATCTGCGAGTG GGATTTTGTCATCACGAAGATCTCTCAGCCGTAAAG GCAATTTTTCTCCAAAACACAGCAAGAATATACTCCTTCAGTTGCATCTCACTTGATGCTCCAGATGCAAAATATTCGTTTAATCAATTGTTGCTAGACTGGGGCATTGCTGGGGATAGTTGTTTTTATGTAACATCCAAAAGGCATGATGCGTTTACCCATGAGATTCGGAATCAGGGATGGCTTACTGTTTGTGTAG GTGTTGACAGTGGTTCTGTGATGAATAAGGAATTTCTGTTTATTAACAAATTGGAAGAATTGCTCCTTACTGTTTGCAGCCTCAGTAAAAAG GCAATGCAGAAGTCTGTAGTAGTTATTGGGTATGTTATGAAACCTTCAAGGGAAGAAGATTTTGCAAAG AGGGGTGCGTTACCCATGTATCCTACTCAAAATGGACTGATCTTTGTTCCTCTCACATTCGACATTCCTTTACTATCGCAACTTCAAGATGTTGATGCAGTCCTTCACAAAGCAACTGATGAAATAGTAGACTTCAACCCTCACATTTCAACGCATTTTTCCCATGGGATTTCATTTTCCAAGGGAATGCAAGAGCTAGAAAG GTTTATCCAGGACCACCCTGAATGTTGCATGATTGATCCACTAAATAATATATACCCTTTGTTGGATCGGTACAATATCCAACAACTTCTACTTGGGCTGCAGGAACTCAACATGAAAGATCACTGTAGACTGCGGGCACCACATTTTCTAAAG ATTGATAACTTTCATGAACCTAATCTGAGAGATCAACTATCAGAAACAAATTTATCCTTCCCCATCATTGTGAAGCCACAAATTGCATGTGGTGTTGGTGATGCTCACAGTATG GCTTTAGTATTTAAGTTTGAAGATTTCAAGGAAATTTGTGTTCCACTTCCTGCTATTCTTCAG GAATATGTGGATCATGGGTCtctgatattcaagttttatgtaTTGGGAAATAATGTTTTTCACGCTGTTAAGAAGTCAATGCCAAATGCCAGTTTTCTAAAATCTTCGTCAGAGAAAGCTGGGTCGAAACCAATCATCTTTGACAG TTTGAAGTCTCTTCCAGTTGCTACAGATGACCAATTCTCAGTAGGTAGGCTGCAAGGTGATATACAATCCCTGGACGTGGATCTAGTTAAAAGTGCTGCAAATTGGCTGAAGACAAAGCTTGATCTTACCATATTTGGATTTGATGTCGTT ATTCAAGAAGATACTGGAGACCATGTTATCGTGGACTTGAACTATCTACCCTCTTTTAAGGAAGTACCTGATACTGATGCTATACCAGCATTTTGGACTGCAATCAAGAGTGCGTATGAGGCCAGAAAAACAAACTAG
- the LOC103971862 gene encoding uncharacterized protein LOC103971862 — translation MSLPFQQQQLPPPPPVYATSYRAHGESVGPVIAVLAVIAVLGVIAGIVGRLCSGRTIMGYGHYDLEGWFEQKCASCIDGRLEVARPSANGTGAAQQAKPSDRRPEAPAEAAES, via the coding sequence ATGTCGCTCCCGTTCCAGCAGCAGCAGTTGCCCCCGCCGCCCCCGGTGTACGCGACGTCGTACCGAGCTCATGGCGAGTCCGTGGGGCCGGTGATCGCCGTTCTGGCGGTGATCGCCGTCCTGGGCGTGATCGCTGGGATCGTGGGGCGGCTGTGCTCCGGCCGGACCATAATGGGGTACGGGCACTACGACCTGGAAGGGTGGTTCGAGCAGAAGTGCGCCTCCTGCATCGACGGGAGGCTGGAGGTGGCGCGGCCCAGCGCCAATGGGACCGGGGCGGCGCAGCAGGCCAAGCCGTCGGATCGGCGGCCGGAGGCCCCAGCGGAGGCCGCGGAGTCGTGA
- the LOC103971861 gene encoding inositol-tetrakisphosphate 1-kinase 6 isoform X2, which yields MGAVRGVLLDESVLLSDDGSGNPRLKPGAEVLLRRLRYSNLRVAIFLQNTARIYSFSCISLDAPDAKYSFNQLLLDWGIAGDSCFYVTSKRHDAFTHEIRNQGWLTVCVGVDSGSVMNKEFLFINKLEELLLTVCSLSKKAMQKSVVVIGYVMKPSREEDFAKRGALPMYPTQNGLIFVPLTFDIPLLSQLQDVDAVLHKATDEIVDFNPHISTHFSHGISFSKGMQELERFIQDHPECCMIDPLNNIYPLLDRYNIQQLLLGLQELNMKDHCRLRAPHFLKIDNFHEPNLRDQLSETNLSFPIIVKPQIACGVGDAHSMALVFKFEDFKEICVPLPAILQEYVDHGSLIFKFYVLGNNVFHAVKKSMPNASFLKSSSEKAGSKPIIFDSLKSLPVATDDQFSVGRLQGDIQSLDVDLVKSAANWLKTKLDLTIFGFDVVIQEDTGDHVIVDLNYLPSFKEVPDTDAIPAFWTAIKSAYEARKTN from the exons ATGGGAGCGGTTCGAGGGGTGCTCCTGGACGAATCCGTTCTACTATCCGACGACGGTAGCGGAAACCCTCGCCTGAAACCGGGAGCGGAGGTTCTGCTTCGAAGGCTTCGCTACTCCAATCTGCGAGTG GCAATTTTTCTCCAAAACACAGCAAGAATATACTCCTTCAGTTGCATCTCACTTGATGCTCCAGATGCAAAATATTCGTTTAATCAATTGTTGCTAGACTGGGGCATTGCTGGGGATAGTTGTTTTTATGTAACATCCAAAAGGCATGATGCGTTTACCCATGAGATTCGGAATCAGGGATGGCTTACTGTTTGTGTAG GTGTTGACAGTGGTTCTGTGATGAATAAGGAATTTCTGTTTATTAACAAATTGGAAGAATTGCTCCTTACTGTTTGCAGCCTCAGTAAAAAG GCAATGCAGAAGTCTGTAGTAGTTATTGGGTATGTTATGAAACCTTCAAGGGAAGAAGATTTTGCAAAG AGGGGTGCGTTACCCATGTATCCTACTCAAAATGGACTGATCTTTGTTCCTCTCACATTCGACATTCCTTTACTATCGCAACTTCAAGATGTTGATGCAGTCCTTCACAAAGCAACTGATGAAATAGTAGACTTCAACCCTCACATTTCAACGCATTTTTCCCATGGGATTTCATTTTCCAAGGGAATGCAAGAGCTAGAAAG GTTTATCCAGGACCACCCTGAATGTTGCATGATTGATCCACTAAATAATATATACCCTTTGTTGGATCGGTACAATATCCAACAACTTCTACTTGGGCTGCAGGAACTCAACATGAAAGATCACTGTAGACTGCGGGCACCACATTTTCTAAAG ATTGATAACTTTCATGAACCTAATCTGAGAGATCAACTATCAGAAACAAATTTATCCTTCCCCATCATTGTGAAGCCACAAATTGCATGTGGTGTTGGTGATGCTCACAGTATG GCTTTAGTATTTAAGTTTGAAGATTTCAAGGAAATTTGTGTTCCACTTCCTGCTATTCTTCAG GAATATGTGGATCATGGGTCtctgatattcaagttttatgtaTTGGGAAATAATGTTTTTCACGCTGTTAAGAAGTCAATGCCAAATGCCAGTTTTCTAAAATCTTCGTCAGAGAAAGCTGGGTCGAAACCAATCATCTTTGACAG TTTGAAGTCTCTTCCAGTTGCTACAGATGACCAATTCTCAGTAGGTAGGCTGCAAGGTGATATACAATCCCTGGACGTGGATCTAGTTAAAAGTGCTGCAAATTGGCTGAAGACAAAGCTTGATCTTACCATATTTGGATTTGATGTCGTT ATTCAAGAAGATACTGGAGACCATGTTATCGTGGACTTGAACTATCTACCCTCTTTTAAGGAAGTACCTGATACTGATGCTATACCAGCATTTTGGACTGCAATCAAGAGTGCGTATGAGGCCAGAAAAACAAACTAG
- the LOC135597532 gene encoding uncharacterized protein LOC135597532 isoform X1 produces MDGDRQRRAPLKSRHPDLKEKLRQCCLERIKEERNQLLWKIRSNRQQSQETEDIVESTLREIVSDELQRMQPSLVENQRNIVSKNNDVIWEFDGLHLENSTETASEELMLEMQRLLYEDLREELIRRELEFFEKEDEYLAQAVLENMNLNDNQNAENNKVWCPICKRGELRENHHIICCTNCNLRFDAGIDKLNLNFLKSRLGEVHMDHLNRGCKATPSFCMQAMFNLNALFIQCEVCDTFEIVI; encoded by the exons ATGGATGGGGATCGGCAAAGAAGAGCGCCCCTCAAATCCCGTCATCCCGATTTGAAAGAGAAG CTTAGACAGTGTTGCTTGGAAAGAATCAAAGAGGAGAGAAACCAATTACTATGGAAGATCAGGTCGAACAGGCAGCAATCTCAAGAGACAGAG GACATTGTGGAGTCAACATTGAGGGAAATAGTTTCTGATGAGCTGCAGAGAATGCAGCCATCTTTAGTTGAAAATCAGAGAAACATTGTTTCCAAGAACAATGATGTAATATGGGAATTTGATGGCCTGCATTTGGAAAACTCAACTGAAACTGCAAGTGAAGAGCTGATGTTGGAGATGCAAAGACTTCTATACGAGGACCTGAGAGAGGAGTTAATTAGGAGAG AGCTTGAATTTTTCGAAAAGGAAGATGAatacttagctcaagcagttttgGAAAACATGAATCTTAATGACAACCAG AATGCTGAAAACAACAAAGTATGGTGCCCAATCTGCAAAAGAGGAGAACTGCGAGAGAATCATCATATCATATGCTGTACTAATTGCAATCTTCGGTTTGATGCTGGAATCGATAAG TTAAATCTGAACTTCCTCAAAAGCCGGTTGGGTGAGGTGCACATGGATCATCTGAACAGAGGATGCAAAGCAACACCTAGTTTCTGTATGCAGGCTATGTTCAATCTCAATGCACTTTTTATACAATGTGAAGTATGTGATACATTTGAAATCGTGATATAA
- the LOC103971860 gene encoding ankyrin repeat-containing protein At5g02620: protein MERQQSFRIGALEKLQSFRLTVMEKQKSFRMDKQRSFRMGDRQQSFKEGKSKESPGKRGDLELHLAARAGNAVRVHKVLSECSETQLKDLLCKQNQDGETALYIAAEKGHVEVVQEILKVSDTQSAAIKANNSYDSFHIAAKQGHLEVLKDLLRSFPALAMTTNSLNSTALDTAATQGHIDVVNLLLETDASLAKIARNNGKTVLHSAARMGHVLVVKSLLDKDPSIGLRTDKKGQTAFHMAVKGQNVEMVMELLKPDISIINLEDNKGNKPLHIATRKGNPKILQVLLSVKEIDINAVNRAGETALSIAEKFSNEEIASILREFGAVVAQQPANTLTAAKQLKQTVSDIKHDVQSQLRQTRQTEMKVYKIKKRLKKLHLGGLNNAINSNTVVAVLIATVAFAAIFQLPGQFVQEHQTEFTLGQAYIAKYAAFIIFLVSDSLALFISLAVVVVQTSLIVVEQKAKSRMVFVMNKLMWLACLFISVAFISLTYVVVGHDSWLAWSTMAIGTTIMLTTLGSMCYFVVAHRIEEKNMRNIRRNSGSRSRSWSLSVGSDTEILNSEFKKMYAL, encoded by the exons ATGGAGAGACAGCAGAGTTTTCGAATTGGAGCCTTGGAGAAATTGCAGAGCTTTCGGCTCACTGTGATGGAGAAACAAAAGAGCTTTCGGATGGACAAACAGAGGAGTTTTCGTATGGGTGATAGGCAGCAAAGCTTCAAAGAAGGGAAGAGCAAAGAGAGCCCTGGTAAACGGGGGGATTTGGAGCTCCATCTCGCTGCTAGGGCTGGCAACGCAGTGCGTGTACATAAGGTACTGTCAGAGTGCAGTGAAACCCAGCTGAAAGATCTGCTTTGCAAGCAGAACCAGGATGGGGAGACGGCCTTATATATTGCTGCAGAAAAAGGACATGTGGAGGTTGTTCAGGAGATATTAAAAGTTTCGGATACTCAATCAGCTGCTATCAAGGCCAATAACAGCTACGATTCATTTCATATTGCTGCTAAGCAGGGGCATCTTG AAGTGTTGAAGGACCTCTTGCGTTCTTTCCCTGCACTAGCTATGACAACCAATTCATTAAATTCGACAGCTTTGGATACTGCTGCAACTCAAGGTCACATTGATGTGGTCAATCTCCTGCTAGAAACTGATGCAAGTCTCGCTAAGATTGCAAGGAATAATGGAAAGACTGTTTTACATTCAGCAGCAAGAATGGGCCATGTGCTTGTGGTAAAATCCCTATTAGATAAGGACCCTAGCATTGGTTTAAGGACTGACAAGAAGGGGCAGACAGCATTTCACATGGCTGTGAAGGGTCAAAATGTCGAGATGGTAATGGAATTGCTGAAGCCTGATATATCAATAATCAATCTAGAAGACAATAAGGGGAACAAGCCACTGCATATTGCAACAAGGAAGGGAAATCCAAAG ATTTTGCAGGTTTTGCTATCGGTTAAAGAAATTGATATCAATGCAGTGAATAGAGCAGGTGAAACTGCCCTCAGCATTGCCGAGAAGTTTTCAAATGAAGAGATTGCTTCCATTCTCAGAGAATTTGGTGCAGTTGTCGCACAACAACCAGCAAATACATTGACTGCTGCCAAGCAGCTGAAGCAAACTGTTAGTGACATAAAACACGATGTTCAATCTCAACTCAGACAAACTCGTCAAACAGAAATGAAGGTCTATAAGATCAAGAAGAGACTTAAGAAGCTCCACCTGGGAGGTCTCAATAATGCCATCAATTCCAATACTGTGGTTGCGGTGCTCATAGCTACTGTGGCCTTTGCAGCCATATTCCAATTGCCCGGCCAGTTTGTTCAGGAACATCAGACTGAGTTTACCCTTGGACAAGCCTACATAGCAAAATATGCAGCATTCATCATCTTCCTGGTTTCCGATTCTTTGGCTTTATTCATTTCGCTGGCAGTGGTGGTCGTCCAGACTTCCTTGATTGTTGTTGAGCAGAAAGCCAAGAGCAGGATGGTTTTTGTAATGAACAAGCTGATGTGGCTGGCTTGCCTCTTCATATCAGTGGCCTTCATCTCCCTAACGTATGTTGTGGTGGGCCATGACTCATGGCTGGCTTGGTCAACCATGGCTATTGGTACTACAATCATGCTGACCACTTTGGGATCGATGTGCTACTTTGTAGTTGCTCACCGGATAGAGGAGAAGAACATGAGGAACATCAGGCGGAACTCAGGGAGCAGGTCCCGATCGTGGTCTTTATCTGTGGGTTCAGACACAGAGATCCTGAATAGTGAATTCAAGAAGATGTACGCTCTATAG
- the LOC135597532 gene encoding uncharacterized protein LOC135597532 isoform X2: MQPSLVENQRNIVSKNNDVIWEFDGLHLENSTETASEELMLEMQRLLYEDLREELIRRELEFFEKEDEYLAQAVLENMNLNDNQLGNHSFDSIEWSQWWGTVILLHPVNAENNKVWCPICKRGELRENHHIICCTNCNLRFDAGIDKLNLNFLKSRLGEVHMDHLNRGCKATPSFCMQAMFNLNALFIQCEVCDTFEIVI, from the exons ATGCAGCCATCTTTAGTTGAAAATCAGAGAAACATTGTTTCCAAGAACAATGATGTAATATGGGAATTTGATGGCCTGCATTTGGAAAACTCAACTGAAACTGCAAGTGAAGAGCTGATGTTGGAGATGCAAAGACTTCTATACGAGGACCTGAGAGAGGAGTTAATTAGGAGAG AGCTTGAATTTTTCGAAAAGGAAGATGAatacttagctcaagcagttttgGAAAACATGAATCTTAATGACAACCAG TTGGGCAATCACAGCTTTGACTCCATTGAATGGAGCCAATGGTGGGGGACAGTCATTCTACTACATCCAGTG AATGCTGAAAACAACAAAGTATGGTGCCCAATCTGCAAAAGAGGAGAACTGCGAGAGAATCATCATATCATATGCTGTACTAATTGCAATCTTCGGTTTGATGCTGGAATCGATAAG TTAAATCTGAACTTCCTCAAAAGCCGGTTGGGTGAGGTGCACATGGATCATCTGAACAGAGGATGCAAAGCAACACCTAGTTTCTGTATGCAGGCTATGTTCAATCTCAATGCACTTTTTATACAATGTGAAGTATGTGATACATTTGAAATCGTGATATAA